The following are encoded together in the Fusarium keratoplasticum isolate Fu6.1 chromosome 1, whole genome shotgun sequence genome:
- a CDS encoding MICOS complex subunit MIC60, with product MLRTSLRSVRVLGGRPSVAAAARQWPIAASRRAPLVGQRHYAVDKKPESESSPVLPNSQAVASDKIHETTIDDVGETKAATVDAPKTTPPPPPPPAPKKKGFFRRLRNFVFTLFVLGAVGFAGGVWYSRISDNFHDFFTGYVPFGEQAVLYLEEMEYKKRFPNSATSAKSRDADGAVRIPAQSGASWRVADGTRRSSAGPVPAKQEEPKAEAPKPKAAEPKPTAKVVEKPAPTPAPAPTPRSESGFKAPEVNEPSRYPPLKPIDLLSLDDAREPVIQDLVHMVNDLILVINADGAHGRYGSSVSKAKNEITKVGGKLKAMKEEFEKKAAGQVRDKIGEFDKAATDLIDRVESAMITQESQWRHEFEEEMKKVRENYEDRVKVLLERERKLNEEKLQNQLLEQALALKKEFVKDVENQVEQERESRLGKLTALSSAVADLEKLTTGWNEVLDSNLQTQQLHVAVEAVRASLEDDHHPRPFIRELVALREIASDDPVVNAAIASVNPTAYQRGISTSSQLIDRFRRVANEVRKASLLPDEAGVASHASSWVLSHVMFKKQGLADGNDVESVLTRTQTYLEEGDLDSAAREMNGLEGWAKTLSKDWLGEVRKVLEVQQALDVIATEARLQSLRVD from the exons ATGTTGCGAACTTCGCTTCGGTCTGTGAGGGTGCTCGGTGGTAGGCCCTCCGTGGCCGCTGCCGCCCGCCAATGGCCCATTGCGGCCTCGCGGCGCGCTCCCCTCGTCGGCCAG CGTCACTATGCTGTCGATAAGAAGCCCGAGTCCGAATCCTCCCCCGTCCTGCCGAACTCCCAGGCTGTCGCCTCTGACAAGATCCACGAGACCACCATTGACGATGTCGGAGAGACCAAGGCCGCTACTGTAGACGCTCCCAAGacgactcctcctcctccccctcccccagctcccaagaagaagggattCTTCCGCAGACTCCGGAACTTTGTGTTTACTCTGTTCGTCCTCGGTGCCGTCGGCTTCGCCGGAGGTGTCTGGTATTCTCGTATCAGCGACAACTTCCACGACTTCTTTACTGGATACGTCCCATTCGGCGAGCAGGCCGTACTTTAcctcgaggagatggagtACAAGAAGAGGTTCCCTAACAGCGCCACCAGTGCCAAGTCTCGAGATGCGGATGGTGCTGTCAGAATCCCCGCCCAGAGCGGTGCCTCGTGGAGGGTGGCCGATGGTACTCGACGCTCCAGCGCTGGACCCGTTCCTGCGAAGCAGGAGGAACCCAAGGCTgaggcccccaagcccaaggctgctgagccgAAACCTACTGCtaaggttgttgagaagccCGCTCCTACccccgctcccgctcctaCTCCTCGGTCCGAGTCCGGTTTCAAGGCCCCCGAGGTCAATGAACCCTCTAGGTACCCTCCTCTGAAGCCCATTGACCTTCTGTCATTGGATGATGCCAGGGAGCCCGTCATTCAGGACCTCGTCCACATGGTGAATGACCTCATCCTGGTCATCAACGCTGATGGTGCCCACGGCCGCTACGGATCCTCCgtcagcaaggccaagaatgaGATCACCAAGGTTGGAGGtaagctcaaggccatgaaggaggagtttgagaagaaggccgccgGCCAAGTTCGGGACAAGATCGGTGAGTTCGACAAGGCCGCCACCGACCTGATTGACCGTGTCGAGAGCGCCATGATCACCCAGGAGAGCCAATGGCGACATgagtttgaggaggagatgaagaaagTCCGCGAGAACTACGAGGACCGAGTCAaggttcttcttgagcgTGAACGGAAGCtcaacgaggagaagctccagaaccagctcctcgagcaggCCCTTGCTCTTAAGAAGGAGTTCGTCAAGGATGTGGAGAACCAGGTTGAGCAAGAGCGTGAGAGCCGACTAGGCAAGCTGACTGCTCTGTCCTCTGCCGTCGCGGATCTCGAGAAGCTCACAACCGGCTGGAATGAGGTCCTTGACAGCAACCTTCAGACCCAGCAACTGCACGTTGCCGTCGAGGCTGTGCGAGCAAGCCTAGAGGATGACCACCACCCTCGCCCCTTTATCCGCGAGCTCGTGGCTCTCCGAGAGATTGCCTCGGACGACCCCGTTGTcaacgccgccatcgcctctGTGAACCCTACCGCCTACCAGCGCGGTATCTCTACTTCTTCTCAGCTGATTGACCGATTCCGCCGTGTCGCTAACGAGGTCCGAAAGGCCTCGCTGCTGCCTGATGAGGCTGGTGTTGCCAGCCACGCATCCAGCTGGGTGCTCAGTCACGTCATGTTCAAGAAGCAGGGCCTTGCGGATGGTAACGATGTGGAGAGCGTCCTGACCCGCACCCAGACATacctggaggagggtgatCTGGACTCGGCGGCGCGAGAGATGAACGGCCTGGAGGGATGGGCCAAGACTTTGAGCAAGGACTGGCTGGGTGAGGTTCGCAAGGTGTTGGAGGTTCAGCAGGCTCTCGAC GTGATTGCTACAGAGGCCCGTCTGCAGAGCCTCCGTGTGGATTAA